One Syntrophaceae bacterium DNA window includes the following coding sequences:
- the der gene encoding ribosome biogenesis GTPase Der, translated as MKPLIAIIGRPNVGKSTLFNRLSEQKKAIAIDQPGATRDRNYSDASWHGKAFTVVDTGGFEPVSTETILMQMREQTRLAMEQADIIIFLMDGRDGLTPSDEEIVRQLRSYGKPVFYAVNKIDGPRHDGNVLDFYRLGIEPLYTISAEHGRGVDELMDAVTAGIPGAEPPGEEGQQEQQGEEPIRIAVVGRPNVGKSSLVNKILGYERTIVNPLPGTTRDAIDTPFERGGRRYVLVDTAGIRRKSRISQALEKYSVIEALKTLDRCDVALILIDAVEGVAEQDAKIAGLAFEKGVACILVVNKWDLVEKDNSTVGVYVNKLRDGLKFLQFAPIVFVSALTGQRVGRIFELIDTVWAEYTKRIPTAELNARVEGYVAENPAPMYRNSPNKIVYATQTRVRPPTFVFFVREPKAIHFSYERYLANRIREDLGFTSVPIRLIFRKRHRDKERK; from the coding sequence ATGAAACCCCTCATCGCGATCATCGGCCGGCCCAATGTCGGCAAGTCGACGCTCTTCAACCGTCTCTCGGAGCAGAAGAAGGCCATTGCCATCGACCAGCCCGGCGCGACGCGGGACCGCAATTACTCCGATGCCTCCTGGCACGGCAAGGCCTTCACCGTCGTCGACACGGGCGGCTTCGAGCCCGTCTCGACGGAAACGATCCTCATGCAGATGCGCGAGCAGACCCGGCTCGCCATGGAGCAGGCCGACATCATCATCTTCCTCATGGACGGCAGGGACGGGCTGACGCCGTCCGACGAGGAGATCGTGCGGCAGCTGCGGTCCTACGGCAAGCCCGTCTTCTATGCCGTCAACAAGATCGACGGCCCCCGCCACGACGGCAACGTCCTCGATTTCTACCGCCTCGGCATCGAGCCCCTCTACACGATCTCGGCTGAGCACGGCCGGGGCGTGGACGAGCTGATGGATGCCGTGACCGCCGGGATCCCCGGTGCGGAACCCCCGGGCGAAGAAGGTCAGCAGGAGCAGCAGGGGGAGGAGCCGATCCGGATCGCCGTCGTGGGGCGCCCCAACGTGGGCAAGTCCTCCCTGGTCAACAAGATCCTGGGCTACGAGCGGACCATCGTCAACCCCCTGCCGGGCACGACGCGGGACGCCATCGACACCCCCTTCGAGCGGGGGGGGCGCAGGTACGTCCTCGTCGACACGGCAGGGATCCGGAGGAAGAGCCGGATCAGCCAGGCCCTCGAAAAGTACAGCGTCATCGAGGCCCTGAAAACGCTGGACCGCTGCGACGTGGCGCTCATCCTCATCGACGCCGTGGAGGGGGTGGCAGAGCAGGACGCCAAGATCGCCGGGCTCGCGTTCGAGAAGGGGGTTGCCTGCATCCTCGTGGTCAACAAGTGGGACCTCGTGGAAAAGGACAACAGCACCGTCGGGGTCTACGTCAACAAGCTGCGGGACGGGCTCAAGTTCCTCCAGTTCGCCCCCATCGTCTTCGTGTCGGCCCTGACCGGGCAGCGGGTGGGACGCATCTTCGAGCTCATCGACACCGTGTGGGCCGAGTACACGAAGCGGATCCCCACGGCGGAACTCAACGCCCGGGTCGAGGGGTACGTGGCCGAAAACCCCGCCCCCATGTACCGCAACAGCCCCAACAAGATCGTCTATGCCACCCAGACCCGCGTCAGGCCGCCGACCTTCGTCTTCTTCGTGCGGGAGCCGAAGGCGATCCACTTCTCCTACGAGCGGTACCTTGCGAACCGCATCCGCGAGGATTTAGGGTTCACGAGCGTCCCCATCCGCCTCATCTTCCGCAAGCGCCACCGGGACAAGGAGAGGAAATAA
- the era gene encoding GTPase Era, with the protein MFKSGFIAIAGRPNVGKSTLLNAIVGEKLAITSRKPQTTRNRITGILNRDDGQFIFLDTPGIHEAKTPLNRSMVKAAVSVFGEVDLILLLVEADRGYDPGDGLILDRLQAVAVPVFLVINKIDLVEKPKLLPLIDRFRGLRDFREIVPVSAATGDGVGLLLELIRDAMPEGPKLFPDDLFTDQSERFIAAEIVREKILQLTHREIPYATAVTVDSFKEDEERNRIRITATITVEKDSQKAILIGRGGRMLKEIGTQSRLEMERFFAAKVFLELFVRVRKDWTKDPRWLKEFGYDA; encoded by the coding sequence TTGTTTAAATCGGGATTCATCGCCATCGCCGGGCGGCCCAACGTGGGCAAGTCGACGCTGCTCAACGCGATCGTGGGCGAGAAGCTGGCCATCACGAGCCGCAAGCCCCAGACGACGAGAAACCGGATCACGGGGATTCTGAACCGTGATGACGGGCAGTTCATTTTCCTCGACACGCCGGGCATCCATGAAGCCAAGACGCCCTTGAACCGCTCCATGGTGAAAGCGGCGGTGAGCGTCTTCGGCGAGGTCGACCTGATCCTGCTCCTCGTCGAGGCGGATCGCGGATACGACCCCGGAGACGGCCTCATCCTCGACAGGCTCCAGGCGGTGGCGGTACCGGTTTTCCTCGTCATCAACAAGATCGATCTCGTCGAGAAGCCGAAACTCCTGCCCCTGATCGACCGGTTCCGGGGCCTTCGCGATTTCCGGGAGATCGTCCCCGTGTCGGCCGCCACGGGCGACGGGGTGGGCCTCCTGCTCGAGCTGATCCGCGATGCAATGCCCGAAGGCCCGAAACTCTTCCCCGACGACCTGTTCACGGACCAGTCCGAACGGTTCATCGCTGCCGAGATCGTCCGGGAGAAGATCCTGCAGCTGACCCACAGGGAGATTCCCTACGCGACGGCCGTCACGGTGGATTCGTTCAAGGAGGACGAGGAGAGGAACCGGATCCGCATCACGGCCACGATCACCGTGGAGAAGGATTCCCAGAAGGCGATCCTGATCGGCAGGGGCGGGAGGATGCTGAAGGAAATCGGGACGCAGTCCCGCCTGGAGATGGAGAGGTTCTTCGCCGCGAAGGTCTTTCTCGAGCTCTTCGTCCGCGTGCGCAAGGACTGGACGAAGGACCCCCGCTGGCTCAAGGAGTTCGGTTACGACGCATGA
- a CDS encoding radical SAM protein has translation MAERSRPLIVPFFLRNRGCRNRCVFCNERVIAGHAAPVTEAGMRESVHAALAASGGGHDRLEIAFYGGSFTGMSRAEQTELLRWAAALIAEGSARSVRIATRPDDIDGAGLDFLASMGVGAVEIGAQSLDDAVLQQSGRGHTADDVRRAVTLCKARGFETGLHLMAGLPGECRGSFEATVAEVIRIRPDTVRIHPVLVFRDTELARLSAMGRYKPLTLAEAVSWCATALVRLSDAGIPVIRLGLQATGEMTRGDGILAGPWHPSFRSLVEAQIFRAMAARLMDRAAGGAEAVFRVAPADLSNFNGPHGQNRSWLRARFGGRAITVRPDPCIPRGALRLQEGLREYGTSIAEVAGLV, from the coding sequence ATGGCAGAACGTTCACGCCCGCTCATCGTGCCCTTCTTCCTCCGCAACCGCGGATGCCGCAACCGGTGCGTCTTCTGCAACGAAAGGGTCATCGCGGGCCATGCCGCCCCGGTGACGGAGGCCGGCATGCGCGAGTCGGTGCACGCAGCCCTCGCGGCGAGCGGCGGTGGGCATGACCGCTTGGAGATCGCCTTCTACGGCGGAAGCTTCACGGGAATGTCCCGGGCGGAACAGACGGAGCTTCTCCGGTGGGCGGCCGCGCTCATCGCTGAAGGCTCCGCCCGCTCCGTGCGCATTGCGACACGCCCCGATGACATCGACGGGGCCGGGTTGGACTTCCTTGCGTCGATGGGTGTCGGCGCCGTGGAAATCGGGGCCCAGTCCCTGGACGACGCCGTCCTCCAGCAGTCGGGACGGGGTCACACGGCAGACGACGTCCGCAGGGCCGTCACCCTGTGCAAGGCCCGGGGCTTCGAGACGGGCCTTCACCTCATGGCGGGCCTCCCCGGCGAGTGCCGGGGCTCGTTCGAGGCCACCGTCGCGGAGGTGATCCGTATCCGCCCGGACACGGTCCGCATCCACCCCGTGCTCGTCTTTCGCGACACGGAGCTGGCCCGCCTGTCTGCCATGGGGCGCTACAAGCCCCTCACACTGGCAGAGGCCGTATCGTGGTGTGCAACGGCGCTCGTGAGGCTCTCGGACGCCGGGATTCCCGTCATCCGCCTCGGGCTGCAGGCGACCGGCGAGATGACCAGGGGGGACGGCATACTCGCCGGCCCGTGGCACCCCTCCTTCCGAAGCCTCGTGGAGGCGCAGATCTTCCGGGCCATGGCCGCGAGGCTGATGGACAGGGCCGCAGGAGGCGCGGAGGCGGTTTTCCGGGTCGCCCCCGCTGACCTGTCGAATTTCAACGGGCCGCACGGCCAAAACCGCTCGTGGCTCCGGGCGCGCTTCGGCGGACGGGCGATCACCGTCCGGCCGGACCCCTGCATCCCGCGGGGCGCCCTGCGGCTCCAGGAGGGTCTGCGGGAATACGGGACATCGATCGCGGAGGTCGCGGGACTTGTTTAA
- the rnc gene encoding ribonuclease III — protein sequence MNSDRRMRLEALEEALGYRFRDPSLLDCALTHRSYANENPELLKQDNERLEFLGDAVLTLCVSDMLMRKYPDCTEGDLSKIRSSVVNEKPLARLAGELHLGDYLLLGRGEDISGGRMKSSLLANALEAIIAAVYCDRGFDAVCDFVGRLFMPLLDAGTVKDLYQDYKTSLQEVVQNRFRVIPRYSVIREFGPDHDKVFQIQVSVGDIVSTAGLGRNKKEAEQRAAKKALEAIEKLRPPDNGEDVQE from the coding sequence ATGAACAGTGACCGCCGGATGCGGCTCGAAGCCCTCGAGGAGGCCCTGGGGTACCGGTTCAGGGACCCTTCCCTTCTGGATTGCGCCCTCACGCACCGCTCCTACGCGAACGAGAACCCGGAGCTTCTGAAGCAGGACAACGAGCGGCTCGAGTTTCTCGGCGACGCCGTCCTCACCCTGTGCGTCAGCGACATGCTGATGCGGAAGTACCCGGACTGCACGGAAGGGGATCTCTCCAAGATCCGCTCCTCCGTCGTCAACGAAAAGCCCCTGGCCAGGCTGGCCGGGGAGCTTCACTTGGGCGACTACCTGCTTCTCGGCCGCGGGGAGGACATCTCCGGCGGCCGGATGAAGAGCTCGCTGCTGGCGAACGCGCTCGAGGCGATTATCGCCGCCGTCTACTGCGACAGGGGCTTCGACGCCGTGTGCGATTTCGTCGGCAGGCTCTTTATGCCCCTGCTCGATGCGGGGACCGTCAAGGACCTGTACCAGGACTACAAGACCAGCCTCCAGGAGGTCGTCCAGAACCGCTTTCGGGTCATCCCCCGGTACAGCGTGATCCGGGAGTTCGGGCCGGACCACGACAAGGTCTTCCAGATCCAGGTGAGCGTCGGCGACATCGTGAGCACGGCGGGGCTCGGCCGCAACAAGAAAGAAGCCGAGCAGCGCGCGGCCAAGAAGGCACTCGAGGCGATCGAAAAGCTCCGCCCGCCGGACAACGGCGAGGACGTGCAGGAGTAA
- the mtaB gene encoding tRNA (N(6)-L-threonylcarbamoyladenosine(37)-C(2))-methylthiotransferase MtaB has product MDESQSEALRAGSAPDERPKRVSLVTLGCKVNQCESAGIAERLRQRGHVLVGFEDDADVCIVNTCTVTARTDFQSRQLIRRAARRNPLSPVIVTGCYAQVAPDQLVTLPNVRLVAGNVEKETIPDLVGTLNGGPPEVRVGDIGRARRFSGPAADRFTGRTRAFLKIQDGCDARCSYCIVPSARGPSRSMPFREVLGRVEALSAAGYREIVLTGVHLGAWGKDLSPAADLPSLIRGIEGAGLGGRLRLSSIEPLEITAELLACLRESEVLCPHLHIPLQSGDDGILSAMGRQYDRRFFRGLVDRIVAEIPGVAIGVDVMTGFPGEGEREFENTAELLRALPVSYLHVFPYSERPGTAAASLPGRVEPSVRSQRAAALRALGLVKREEFAKRAVGSRQTVLVEGSRDRKTGRLKGFTGNYIPVLFTEGKTAWMNRLMGVVIESAEAGTAHARVCHEQ; this is encoded by the coding sequence ATGGATGAAAGCCAGAGCGAAGCGCTCCGAGCCGGGAGCGCACCGGATGAGAGGCCGAAGAGGGTTTCCCTGGTGACTCTCGGCTGCAAGGTCAACCAGTGCGAGTCGGCGGGGATCGCGGAGCGCCTCCGGCAGAGGGGACACGTTCTCGTCGGCTTCGAGGACGACGCCGATGTCTGCATCGTCAACACCTGCACGGTCACGGCACGGACGGACTTCCAGTCTAGGCAGCTCATCCGCCGGGCGGCCCGGCGAAACCCCCTCTCCCCGGTCATCGTGACGGGCTGTTACGCCCAGGTTGCGCCGGATCAGCTCGTGACGCTGCCCAACGTGCGCCTCGTTGCCGGCAACGTGGAGAAGGAGACGATCCCCGACCTCGTCGGGACACTCAACGGCGGCCCCCCCGAGGTGCGGGTCGGGGACATCGGAAGGGCCCGTCGCTTTTCGGGCCCCGCCGCCGACCGGTTCACCGGGCGGACGAGGGCCTTTCTCAAGATCCAGGACGGGTGCGACGCCCGGTGCAGCTATTGCATCGTCCCGTCGGCGCGCGGCCCCAGCCGCAGCATGCCGTTCCGGGAGGTTCTGGGACGCGTCGAGGCTCTGAGCGCCGCCGGTTACCGCGAGATCGTGCTGACGGGGGTGCATCTGGGCGCATGGGGCAAGGATCTCTCCCCGGCCGCGGATCTTCCCTCCCTGATTCGGGGCATCGAGGGTGCCGGCCTGGGCGGAAGGCTCCGCCTGAGCTCCATCGAGCCCCTGGAGATCACCGCGGAGCTGCTGGCCTGCCTCAGGGAGTCGGAGGTCCTGTGCCCGCACCTGCACATCCCGCTGCAGAGCGGAGACGACGGCATCCTGTCCGCCATGGGGAGGCAGTACGACCGGCGTTTCTTCCGCGGCCTGGTCGACAGGATCGTCGCGGAGATCCCGGGCGTGGCCATCGGCGTCGATGTCATGACGGGCTTCCCCGGCGAGGGGGAACGAGAGTTCGAGAACACGGCCGAACTCCTGCGTGCGCTCCCGGTGTCTTACCTGCATGTCTTCCCCTACTCGGAGAGGCCGGGCACGGCGGCCGCGTCGCTTCCCGGGAGGGTCGAGCCGTCCGTGCGCTCGCAGCGCGCGGCAGCACTCAGGGCCCTGGGCCTCGTCAAGCGGGAGGAATTTGCAAAGCGGGCCGTCGGGTCGAGACAGACCGTGCTCGTCGAGGGCAGCCGCGACAGGAAAACGGGCCGTCTGAAGGGGTTCACCGGCAATTACATCCCGGTGCTTTTTACGGAAGGGAAAACGGCATGGATGAACCGCCTCATGGGTGTCGTCATCGAATCCGCGGAGGCCGGGACGGCGCATGCACGGGTCTGCCATGAACAGTGA